Proteins encoded together in one Pseudomonas sp. ADAK13 window:
- a CDS encoding DUF411 domain-containing protein, with product MKTTLRLAALSALLMSPLAQAAELIPIDVHRDANCGCCKKWIAHLESNGFKVNDHVEANMSEVKQRLGVAPRLASCHTGVIDGKFVEGHVPADQVLALRKRDDLLGIAAPGMPLGSPGMEMDGSSDAYQVIGLTREGKDVVVADYPAR from the coding sequence ATGAAAACCACCCTGCGACTGGCCGCGCTGTCGGCCCTGCTCATGAGCCCCCTGGCCCAGGCCGCCGAGCTGATCCCGATTGATGTGCACCGCGATGCCAACTGCGGTTGCTGCAAAAAGTGGATTGCCCACCTGGAAAGCAACGGGTTCAAGGTCAACGACCATGTGGAAGCCAACATGAGTGAGGTCAAGCAACGCCTGGGCGTGGCGCCGCGCCTGGCGTCGTGCCACACCGGGGTGATCGACGGCAAGTTCGTCGAAGGCCATGTGCCTGCCGATCAGGTGCTGGCCCTGCGCAAGCGCGACGATTTGCTGGGCATTGCGGCGCCGGGCATGCCGCTGGGCTCGCCGGGCATGGAGATGGACGGCAGCAGCGATGCCTACCAGGTGATCGGCCTGACCCGTGAAGGCAAAGATGTCGTCGTGGCTGACTACCCGGCCCGCTGA
- a CDS encoding YqaA family protein produces the protein MLAGYLGLFFAAFGAATLLPMQSEAVLVGLLISGHYSLWLLLGVATLGNVLGSLVNWLLGRSVERFKERRWFPVSPKHLEKARTHYQRWGHWSLLLSWVPIIGDPLTLVAGVMREPFWRFLLLVTLAKGARYGVLALLTLHWI, from the coding sequence ATGCTCGCCGGTTACCTGGGGCTGTTTTTCGCCGCCTTCGGCGCTGCCACGCTGTTGCCGATGCAGTCGGAGGCGGTGCTGGTGGGGCTGTTGATCAGCGGGCATTACAGCCTGTGGCTGCTGCTTGGGGTTGCAACACTGGGCAACGTATTGGGCTCGCTGGTCAATTGGTTGCTGGGGCGTTCGGTTGAACGGTTCAAGGAACGACGCTGGTTTCCGGTGAGCCCGAAACACCTGGAAAAGGCCCGTACCCACTATCAACGCTGGGGCCACTGGTCATTGTTGCTCAGTTGGGTGCCGATCATCGGTGACCCCCTGACGCTGGTGGCCGGGGTGATGCGCGAACCGTTCTGGCGTTTCCTGCTGCTGGTGACCCTGGCCAAAGGTGCGCGCTACGGGGTATTGGCCCTGCTGACCCTGCACTGGATTTAA
- a CDS encoding methyl-accepting chemotaxis protein has product MPSLRSIQARYTLFLVLFVLLLFVLTVVGIGQLVAPKLRHTEEQVALNRIAEVAEQIQGELNKVQAQQRSITQTIPLLDSDAIDKVLPGLVDQYGELKVFGGGIWPLPNQRTPGRNKHSTFWHRDASGKLAVNTFWNSDAAPNYYDQSWYKGGLASPRGQCAWAAAYKDDASQEPRTNCAMAIQRDGAAYGVATIDVTLGFFNDLVASKEKDLGGQMLIVEGDGKIISNSTRLSSPVVLKNISELVGTSAFAAQVSAGLAHRDQTLQRSEFDNQGVASTFFMRPIEGTPWFLATALPTSLITAQRDDVLGTLAMLQIPMILLLVLLQVYAIRQLIKRMTALKTNIDALSNGDADLTRRITIRAEDELGAIGHSVNRFIVYLQNMIGEVTQATGAMSSSLAQLQQTSAQTNQILVRHASETDQTVTAITEMSSTADTVAENAAETAAFTQRANEHADRSRVVVGEASRSVSALIGEVSSATHTVENMRQDAARITETLGVIGAIAGQTNLLALNAAIEAARAGEQGRGFAVVADEVRALAARTQASTSQINEMLARLTTGVSSSVTAMEATQASCQSAADATARVNTGLDEMAGSVSHINNLSTQIATAAEQQSAVTEEINRSMVHIRHMVEELVQSGHATEHNTQSLLDANGRVIALMGRFKVR; this is encoded by the coding sequence ATGCCCTCATTGCGCTCTATCCAAGCCCGTTACACCCTGTTTCTGGTGCTGTTCGTCCTGTTGTTATTCGTATTGACGGTGGTGGGCATCGGACAGTTGGTGGCCCCCAAGCTGCGCCACACCGAAGAACAGGTGGCCCTCAATCGCATTGCCGAAGTGGCCGAGCAGATCCAGGGCGAGCTGAACAAGGTTCAGGCCCAGCAACGCAGCATCACCCAAACCATCCCACTGCTGGACAGCGACGCCATCGACAAGGTGCTGCCCGGCCTGGTGGACCAGTACGGCGAACTGAAAGTGTTCGGCGGCGGCATCTGGCCCCTGCCCAACCAGCGCACGCCGGGGCGTAACAAACACAGCACCTTCTGGCACCGCGATGCCTCGGGCAAGCTGGCCGTGAATACCTTCTGGAACAGCGACGCGGCCCCCAATTATTACGACCAGAGCTGGTACAAGGGCGGGCTCGCCTCACCCCGTGGCCAGTGCGCCTGGGCGGCAGCCTACAAGGATGACGCCAGCCAGGAGCCTCGCACCAACTGCGCGATGGCGATCCAGCGTGACGGCGCGGCGTACGGCGTCGCCACCATCGACGTGACCCTGGGCTTCTTCAACGACCTGGTGGCCAGCAAGGAAAAAGACCTCGGCGGACAAATGCTGATCGTCGAAGGCGACGGCAAGATCATCAGCAACAGCACGCGCCTCAGCAGCCCGGTGGTGTTGAAAAACATCAGCGAACTGGTCGGCACCTCAGCCTTTGCCGCCCAGGTCAGCGCCGGCCTGGCCCATCGCGATCAAACCCTGCAGCGCAGTGAGTTCGACAACCAGGGCGTGGCCAGCACCTTCTTCATGCGCCCGATCGAAGGCACGCCGTGGTTCCTGGCCACGGCACTCCCGACTTCGCTGATCACCGCCCAGCGGGATGACGTGTTGGGCACCCTGGCGATGCTGCAAATCCCGATGATTCTGCTGCTGGTGCTGTTGCAGGTGTATGCCATCCGCCAGTTGATAAAACGGATGACCGCGCTGAAGACCAACATCGACGCGCTGTCCAACGGCGATGCCGACCTGACACGACGCATTACCATTCGCGCCGAGGACGAACTGGGGGCGATCGGGCATTCGGTGAACCGCTTTATCGTCTACCTGCAGAACATGATCGGTGAAGTGACCCAGGCCACCGGCGCCATGTCGTCGAGCCTGGCGCAGTTGCAGCAGACATCCGCCCAGACCAACCAGATCCTGGTGCGCCATGCCTCGGAAACCGACCAGACCGTCACCGCCATCACCGAGATGAGCTCCACCGCCGACACCGTGGCCGAGAACGCCGCCGAAACCGCCGCGTTCACCCAGCGCGCCAACGAGCACGCCGACCGTTCGCGGGTGGTGGTCGGGGAAGCTTCGCGCAGCGTCAGCGCGTTGATCGGTGAGGTTTCCAGCGCCACTCACACCGTGGAAAACATGCGCCAGGACGCCGCCCGCATCACCGAAACCCTCGGCGTAATCGGCGCCATCGCCGGCCAGACCAACCTGCTGGCACTCAATGCGGCCATCGAAGCCGCCCGCGCCGGCGAACAGGGGCGGGGGTTTGCAGTGGTCGCCGACGAAGTCCGTGCCCTTGCCGCCCGCACCCAGGCCAGCACCTCGCAGATCAACGAAATGCTCGCGCGCCTGACCACCGGGGTGAGCTCTTCGGTGACCGCCATGGAAGCCACCCAGGCCAGTTGCCAGTCCGCCGCGGACGCTACCGCACGGGTTAACACGGGCCTGGACGAGATGGCCGGCTCTGTCAGCCATATCAACAACCTCAGCACCCAGATCGCCACGGCTGCCGAACAGCAAAGCGCGGTGACCGAGGAAATCAACCGCAGCATGGTGCACATCCGCCACATGGTCGAAGAACTGGTGCAAAGCGGCCACGCCACGGAACACAACACCCAGAGCCTGCTGGATGCGAATGGCCGGGTAATTGCGTTGATGGGACGCTTCAAGGTGCGTTGA
- a CDS encoding D-2-hydroxyacid dehydrogenase family protein: protein MSVQIAVIDDWQNVASGVVDWSVLASVGQVHFLHDYPADTATLIERLQGFEVICVMRERTTFDQALLQGLPRLKLLVTGGMRNAALDIPAAKALGIQVCGTDSYKHAAPELTWALIMASTRNLLAEANSLRAGGWQVGLGGDLYGKTLGILGLGSIGQKIAKYGQAFGMRVIAWSENLTPERAAEAGVTWVSKRELFEQADVLSIHLVLSDRSRGLVDAEALGWMKPAAHLVNTSRGPIVDEAALIDALTHGRLAGAALDVYAQEPLPDGHPFRQLPNVLATPHVGYVSEQNYRQFYEQMIEDIQAWAKGVPVRPLS from the coding sequence ATGTCGGTACAGATCGCAGTGATTGATGATTGGCAGAATGTGGCCAGTGGCGTGGTGGACTGGTCAGTCCTGGCGTCGGTGGGCCAGGTGCACTTCCTCCACGACTACCCGGCGGACACCGCCACCTTGATCGAGCGTTTGCAGGGTTTTGAGGTGATTTGCGTGATGCGCGAACGCACCACCTTCGATCAGGCACTGCTGCAAGGTTTGCCCCGGCTCAAGTTGCTGGTGACCGGCGGCATGCGCAATGCGGCCCTCGACATTCCCGCCGCCAAGGCCCTGGGCATCCAGGTGTGCGGCACCGACAGTTACAAGCACGCCGCCCCGGAACTGACCTGGGCGCTGATCATGGCCTCCACCCGCAACCTGCTGGCCGAAGCCAATTCCCTGCGGGCAGGCGGTTGGCAAGTGGGCCTGGGTGGCGATCTGTACGGCAAGACCCTGGGGATCCTCGGGCTGGGCAGCATCGGCCAGAAGATCGCCAAATACGGCCAGGCATTTGGCATGCGGGTGATTGCCTGGAGCGAAAACCTCACGCCGGAACGCGCCGCCGAAGCCGGCGTAACCTGGGTCAGCAAGCGCGAGCTGTTTGAACAGGCGGATGTACTGTCGATTCACCTGGTACTCAGTGACCGCAGCCGCGGGCTGGTGGACGCCGAGGCGCTGGGCTGGATGAAACCTGCTGCGCACCTGGTGAACACGTCCCGCGGTCCGATTGTCGATGAGGCGGCCCTGATTGACGCCTTGACCCATGGCCGGCTGGCAGGCGCTGCCCTGGATGTGTACGCCCAGGAGCCGTTGCCGGACGGGCACCCGTTCCGCCAGTTGCCGAATGTCTTGGCCACGCCACACGTCGGTTATGTCAGCGA
- a CDS encoding alpha/beta fold hydrolase yields the protein MPNIRSLCVAGLLLGSALPAFAATEGPTYGPELQGFQYPYPVEHFTFQSQGKSLQMGYMDVPAKGKANGRSIVLMHGKNFCGATWDASIKALSDAGYRVIAPDQVGFCTSSKPDNYQYSFQQLAINTHQLLEKLGIQKATLLGHSTGGMLATRYALLYPEQTEQLALVNPIGLEDWKAIGVPYRSVDQWYERELKLTADGIRNYERDTYYAGHWKPEYERWVQMLAGMNKGPGHTQVAWNSALIYDMIFTQPVYYEFKDLQMPTLLLIGTADNTAIGKDIAPPAVKAKIGNYAVLGKQVAKLIPHATLVEFPGLGHAPQMEEPAQFHKALLQGLNAL from the coding sequence ATGCCCAACATCCGCTCACTCTGCGTCGCCGGCCTGCTGCTCGGCAGCGCCCTTCCCGCCTTCGCCGCCACCGAGGGCCCGACCTACGGCCCCGAACTGCAAGGCTTCCAATACCCTTATCCGGTGGAGCACTTCACCTTCCAGTCCCAGGGCAAATCCTTGCAAATGGGCTACATGGACGTGCCGGCCAAGGGCAAAGCCAATGGCCGCAGCATCGTGCTGATGCATGGCAAGAACTTCTGCGGCGCCACCTGGGATGCCTCGATCAAGGCCCTGAGCGACGCCGGTTACCGGGTGATCGCCCCCGACCAGGTCGGTTTCTGCACCTCCAGCAAGCCGGACAATTACCAGTACAGCTTCCAGCAATTGGCGATCAACACCCACCAACTCCTGGAAAAACTCGGCATTCAAAAGGCCACGCTTCTCGGCCATTCCACCGGTGGCATGCTTGCCACGCGCTACGCCCTGCTCTATCCGGAACAAACCGAACAGCTTGCGTTGGTGAACCCTATCGGCCTGGAAGACTGGAAAGCCATTGGCGTGCCCTATCGCAGCGTTGACCAATGGTACGAGCGCGAGCTGAAACTGACCGCCGACGGCATCCGCAATTATGAGCGCGACACCTACTACGCCGGCCACTGGAAGCCCGAATACGAGCGCTGGGTGCAGATGCTCGCCGGCATGAACAAGGGCCCCGGCCACACCCAGGTGGCATGGAACTCGGCGCTGATTTACGACATGATTTTCACCCAGCCGGTGTACTACGAGTTCAAGGACCTGCAGATGCCCACCCTGCTGCTGATCGGCACCGCCGACAACACCGCCATTGGCAAAGACATCGCGCCACCGGCGGTCAAGGCGAAGATCGGCAACTACGCCGTGTTAGGCAAGCAAGTGGCCAAGCTGATCCCCCACGCCACCCTGGTGGAATTCCCGGGCCTGGGCCATGCGCCGCAAATGGAAGAGCCGGCACAGTTTCACAAGGCACTGTTGCAAGGGCTGAATGCCCTCTAA
- a CDS encoding SRPBCC family protein, with translation MHAVEHPIRTEQISQERFIQVPIEAVYDYVTQPDRWHEWHPTSLGADTGITGSLPSGHRFTETIDLLGVRVPMSYRVQIAQRPREFKTAFTSLAVDGCIHYLLQTRGSGTLFKRILTYETELQLITLHERMVALSNQALDQLKQRLESSIT, from the coding sequence ATGCACGCAGTTGAGCACCCGATCCGCACTGAGCAGATCAGTCAGGAACGCTTTATCCAAGTCCCTATCGAAGCGGTTTACGACTACGTCACCCAACCGGATCGCTGGCATGAATGGCATCCGACATCCCTGGGTGCCGACACCGGCATCACCGGCTCGTTACCCAGCGGCCACCGTTTTACCGAAACCATCGACCTGCTGGGTGTGCGGGTGCCGATGAGCTATCGCGTGCAGATTGCGCAGCGACCGCGGGAGTTCAAGACCGCATTCACGTCCCTGGCCGTCGACGGCTGTATCCATTACCTGCTGCAAACACGGGGCAGCGGCACGCTGTTCAAGCGCATCCTGACCTATGAAACCGAACTGCAACTGATCACCCTGCATGAACGCATGGTCGCGCTGTCCAACCAGGCCCTTGATCAACTCAAGCAGCGCCTGGAATCCTCGATTACCTGA
- a CDS encoding aldo/keto reductase, translating into MHTRQLGKNGPQVSAIGLGCMGMTDFYTTGTDTAEAISTLHRALELGINLLDTADMYGPHTNEALIGKAIAGKRDQVFLASKFGIVRDPSNPTIRGVNGRPEYIRDAIDGTLKRLGVETLDLYYQHRIDPDVAIEETVGAMAELVKQGKVRYLGLSEASAATLERAHKVHPISALQSEYSLWSRDQEDNGCLAACQRLGIAFVPYSPLGRGFLTGALKSPDDFAADDYRRFSPRFQGENFAKNLLLVEQVQALAADKGVTAGQLALAWVLAQGDYLIPIPGTKQRKYLEENVAALEVKLSPAELAALEAIFPANATAGLRYPEAVMQMLDK; encoded by the coding sequence ATGCACACTCGTCAACTCGGCAAAAACGGTCCCCAGGTTTCCGCCATCGGCCTCGGCTGCATGGGCATGACCGATTTCTACACCACGGGCACCGACACCGCCGAAGCCATTTCCACCCTGCATCGCGCCCTGGAACTGGGGATCAACCTGCTGGACACCGCCGACATGTACGGCCCCCACACCAACGAAGCGCTGATCGGCAAGGCCATCGCCGGCAAGCGCGACCAGGTGTTCCTTGCCAGCAAATTCGGCATCGTGCGCGACCCGTCGAACCCCACGATACGCGGCGTGAATGGCCGCCCGGAATACATTCGGGATGCCATCGACGGCACCTTGAAACGCCTGGGCGTGGAAACCCTCGACCTGTACTACCAGCACCGCATCGACCCCGACGTGGCGATTGAAGAAACCGTGGGCGCCATGGCCGAGCTGGTCAAGCAAGGCAAGGTGCGTTACCTGGGCTTGAGCGAGGCGTCGGCCGCCACCCTGGAGCGCGCGCACAAGGTTCATCCCATCAGCGCCCTGCAAAGCGAATATTCGTTGTGGAGCCGCGACCAGGAAGACAACGGCTGCCTGGCAGCCTGCCAGCGCCTGGGCATTGCGTTTGTGCCGTACAGCCCGCTGGGCCGGGGCTTCCTCACCGGCGCCCTGAAAAGCCCGGACGATTTTGCAGCGGATGACTACCGCCGCTTCAGCCCGCGTTTTCAGGGCGAGAACTTTGCGAAGAACCTGTTGCTGGTGGAACAGGTGCAGGCACTGGCCGCCGATAAGGGCGTGACCGCCGGGCAGCTGGCGTTGGCCTGGGTATTGGCGCAAGGGGATTACCTGATCCCGATCCCCGGCACCAAGCAACGCAAGTACCTCGAAGAGAACGTCGCCGCACTGGAGGTCAAGCTGAGCCCGGCCGAGCTGGCGGCGCTGGAAGCGATCTTCCCGGCCAATGCAACCGCCGGATTGCGTTACCCGGAAGCCGTCATGCAGATGCTCGACAAATAA